One window of Ammospiza nelsoni isolate bAmmNel1 chromosome 12, bAmmNel1.pri, whole genome shotgun sequence genomic DNA carries:
- the EPB41L1 gene encoding band 4.1-like protein 1 isoform X5, which produces MTTETGPGSEVRNAQEDAPQQQLEAAAQGPTAAPSPAGRDTDPNEKLGAQPDTRNMEPGTDMEDKDYSETDGLSDKTTPSKTQKSPQKTTKKVKSALCRVTLLDASEYECEVEKHARGQVLFDLVCEHLNLLEKDYFGLTFCDSDSQKNWLDPSKEIKKQIRSGPWNFAFTVKFYPPDPAQLTEDITRYYLCLQLRADIITGRLPCSFVTHALLGSYAVQAELGDHDTEEHVGNYVSELRFAPNQTRELEERIMELHKTYRGMTPGEAEIHFLENAKKLSMYGVDLHHAKDSEGIDIMLGVCANGLLIYRDRLRINRFAWPKILKISYKRSNFYIKIRPGEYEQFESTIGFKLPNHRSAKRLWKVCIEHHTFFRLVSPEPPPKGFLVMGSKFRYSGRTQAQTRQASALIDRPAPFFERSSSKRYTMSRSLDGEFSRPASVSENHDAGPEGEKQDEDGEFGSRRRSETEDEEVTTPTKIKELKPEHETTPRHKQEFLDKPEDVLLKHQASINELKRTLKEPNSKLVHRDRDRRLPSSPASSSPKHEDETPKGTPEKATETMEEDTLEDFASEHGASLSMESFTQKSLVSSPERAGAREGPEERVKPPRHRAPESDTGDEEPDQEKDSVFLKDNHLAIERKCSSITVSSTSSLEAEVDFTVIGDFHGTAFEDISRSLPELDKDKSETEDEGLVSLQHTDKVVPGLEEDVKGRDKVSQPSPDVSQAEPSAPKADAVTVKKPEAEGSAPHRVSATDTAQVDGGTPGSRDSTTTSTGQAGTTETALVTSDHGTKAGKGAAPTTDLRSLSPISGGSAGKEVLTSIFSATAETLSTSTTTHVTKTVKGGFSETRIEKRIIITGDEDVDQDQALALAIKEAKLQHPDMLVTKAVVYRETEPSPEERDKKPQES; this is translated from the exons ATGACAACGGAGACAGGCCCGGGCTCTGAGGTGAGGAACGCGCAGGAGGACGCTccgcagcagcagctggaggcgGCCGCCCAGGGCCCCACGGCCGCGCCCAGCCCCGCCGGCCGCGACACCGACCCCAATGAGAAGCTCGGGGCACAGCCGGACACCCGAAACATGGAGCCG ggcacagACATGGAGGACAAGGACTACAGCGAGACCGACGGGCTCTCTGacaaaacaactcccagcaaGACCCAGAAGTCACCCCAGAAAACCACCAAGAAAGTGAAGAGTGCCCTGTGCAGGGTGACCCTGCTCGATGCGTCCGAATATGAGTGCGAGGTGGAG AAACATGCCCGAGGCCAGGTGCTCTTTGACTTGGTGTGCGAGCACCTCAACCTCCTGGAGAAGGACTACTTTGGCCTCACCTTCTGCGATTCAGACAGCCAGAAG AACTGGCTGGACCCCTCCAAAGAGATCAAGAAGCAGATCCGCA gtgGGCCCTGGAACTTTGCCTTCACTGTGAAGTTCTACCCTCCAGACCCTGCCCAGCTCACAGAGGACATCACCAG ATACtacctgtgcctgcagctccgTGCCGACATCATCACAGGCcgcctgccctgctcctttgTCACCCACGCCCTGCTGGGCTCCTACGCCGTGCAGGCCGAGCTGGGGGACCACGACACCGAGGAGCACGTGGGCAACTACGTCAGCGAGCTGCGCTTCGCCCCCAACCAGACGCGCGAGCTGGAGGAGCGCATCATGGAGCTGCACAAGACCTACCG GGGAATGACCCCCGGAGAAGCAGAGATCCATTTCCTGGAGAACGCCAAGAAGCTCTCCATGTACGGGGTGGACCTGCACCACGCCAAG GACTCAGAGGGCATCGACATCATGCTGGGCGTCTGTGCCAACGGCCTCCTCATCTACAGGGACCGGCTGCGCATCAACCGCTTCGCCTGGCCCAAGATCCTCAAGATTTCCTACAAGAGGAGCAACTTCTACATCAAGATCCGCCCGGGGGAG TACGAACAGTTTGAGAGCACCATTGGCTTCAAGCTGCCCAACCACCGCTCAGCCAAGAGGCTCTGGAAGGTCTGCATAGAGCATCACACCTTCTTCAG gctggtgtccccagagccaccccccAAGGGTTTCCTGGTGATGGGCTCCAAGTTTCGGTACAGCGGGCGCACGCAGGCGCAGACGCGCCAGGCCAGCGCCCTCATCGACCGGCCCGCGCCCTTCTTCGAGCGCTCCTCCAGCAAACGCTACACCATGTCCCGCAGCCTGGACGGAG AGTTCTCTCGCCCAGCCTCTGTCAGCGAGAACCACGATGCCGGGCCTGAGGGGGAGAAGCAGGATGAGGACGGTGAGTTTGGCAGCAGGAGACGCTCTGAGACGGAGGATGAGGAGGTGACCACCCCGACAAAGATCAAGGAGCTGAAG CCGGAGCACGAAACAACCCCCAGGCACAAGCAGGAG TTTTTAGACAAGCCAGAGGACGTTTTGCTGAAGCACCAAGCCAGCATCAATGAGCTGAAGCGGACCCTGAAGGAGCCCAACAGCAAACTGGTTCACAGGGACCGGGACAGGAGGCTGCCTTCCTCACCAGCCTCTTCCTCACCCAAGCACGAGGATGAAACACCAAAGGGAACCCCTGAAAAGGCCACTGAg ACGATGGAAGAGGACACCTTAGAGGATTTTGCATCTGAGCATGGAGCTTCCCTAAGCATGGAGTCTTTCACACAGAAAAGCCTTGTCTCCTCTCCTGAG AGAGCGGGGGCAAGGGAGGGCCCCGAGGAGAGGGTGAAACCGCCCCGGCACAGGGCCCCCGAGAGCGACACCGGCGACGAGGAGCCCGACCAGGAGAAGGACTCGGTGTTCCTGAAGGACAACCACCTGGCCATCGAGCGCAAGTGCTCCAGCATCACCGTCAGCTCAACCTCCAGCCTGGAGGCAGAGGTGGACTTCACCGTCATCGGGGACTTCCACGGCACGGCCTTCGAGGACATCTCCCGCAGCCTGCCCGAGCTGGATAAGGACAAGAGTGAAACAGAAGATGAAGGCCTGGTTTCCTTGCAGCACACTGACAAAGTAGTTCCCGGACTGGAAGAGGATGTCAAAGGCCGGGATAAggtctcccagcccagcccagatgTCTCCCAGGCAGAG ccctcagcccccAAGGCAGACGCTGTGACTGTGAAGAAGCCCGAAGCAGAAGGCTCCGCTCCCCATCGGGTCAGCGCCACAGACACGGCCCAG GTGGACGGAGGCACCccgggcagcagggacagcaccaccaccagcactggccaggctggcaccaCAGAGACAGCGCTGGTGACCTCA GATCACGGCACCAAGGCTGGCAAAGGGGCCGCTCCCACCACAGACCTTCGCTCCCTGTCACCG ATCTCGGGCGGCTCTGCTGGCAAGGAGGTGCTCACCAGCATATTCAGTGCCACTGCAGAAACACTCTCCACCTCCACCACCACCCACGTTACCAAg ACTGTGAAAGGAGGGTTCTCCGAGACCCGGATAGAGAAGCGCATCATCATCACGGGAGATGAAGATGTGGACCAGGACCAG GCACTGGCTTTAGCAATCAAAGAGGCAAAACTCCAGCACCCTGATATGCTGGTAACCAAAGCTGTGGTGTACAGAGAAACAGAGCCCTCTCCAGAGGAAAGGGACAAGAAACCTCAG GAATCTTGA
- the EPB41L1 gene encoding band 4.1-like protein 1 isoform X4, whose translation MTTETGPGSEVRNAQEDAPQQQLEAAAQGPTAAPSPAGRDTDPNEKLGAQPDTRNMEPGTDMEDKDYSETDGLSDKTTPSKTQKSPQKTTKKVKSALCRVTLLDASEYECEVEKHARGQVLFDLVCEHLNLLEKDYFGLTFCDSDSQKNWLDPSKEIKKQIRSGPWNFAFTVKFYPPDPAQLTEDITRYYLCLQLRADIITGRLPCSFVTHALLGSYAVQAELGDHDTEEHVGNYVSELRFAPNQTRELEERIMELHKTYRGMTPGEAEIHFLENAKKLSMYGVDLHHAKDSEGIDIMLGVCANGLLIYRDRLRINRFAWPKILKISYKRSNFYIKIRPGEYEQFESTIGFKLPNHRSAKRLWKVCIEHHTFFRLVSPEPPPKGFLVMGSKFRYSGRTQAQTRQASALIDRPAPFFERSSSKRYTMSRSLDGEFSRPASVSENHDAGPEGEKQDEDGEFGSRRRSETEDEEVTTPTKIKELKPEHETTPRHKQEFLDKPEDVLLKHQASINELKRTLKEPNSKLVHRDRDRRLPSSPASSSPKHEDETPKGTPEKATETMEEDTLEDFASEHGASLSMESFTQKSLVSSPEGSEHWVFIEREAPRLEAVALRKTLRAKTEEARAGTSEGSTSGSLTKVVVTVGKAKDGAGQEEPAAAALETRKRAKMIASPEDFESVWEDELYEKESRGESSPGEAHPPAENAEGEPQEPGRGAATREPGLPKPCQQPEERQRTKILEPEPPQGEGEVLSKDRASAAFRKQEARVAATAPEVLKIKVKAGDDSSETSATQRIIYLGDPEGEEKDSKAHLVLDTGGCLGLEERPEAPVNTSREGSEHVTPVAEGFQAPSSASHQHRTVSEKPTGAPEPPGMSCDGTGLEGHPLSGWEELSLQPEKAPGAGVPGGASMESEALLCSQEVGPEEMELQSSVGGLKPCGLAGDGPRAEEHRGSPEQSPDICPALEGLSGRVGADSDREESTRVVLQMEEIEPKSPPSSAGSWQGHTHATGLERDKPSAPVPPPLPQKPRPVPVEPSAGTEPSPGTEPPGTDLSLGTSPAREVAMPECGSPSKEVALPMGTNPEAEEQSQNVGFASWKPREVKSPVTREPPQNTDPAAESVQVRDLATSEVAQDMDTAQNNNVPATEEPVQGEKPMIKELFQGSGSGKPTRDEGSGMEELSRDKSLGMAEVPPEGEEAEQQTETILRDLPLPSADPKAQEPQQDSEFSVGQDLQSGSWRVPESTRDSDLAPGQPPQDDSVPKAAADVFPFQSPAAGLCQGGEASQLSAVVNEGRTGQSGGETHPAGPGLSVCMAGLAGAVAQEHRDAALAPGSPEDSKSYRETSVASKIKMFEQGEAERRAGQEGQEHVPEAETLVTATGKANVAQDLPWSTGLASPSAVGPVSSVGSLALGQGAGSGGTSQPQSLKEGVSAEPEHEEDSAELASPDSGCELTLAEAVRAGAREGPEERVKPPRHRAPESDTGDEEPDQEKDSVFLKDNHLAIERKCSSITVSSTSSLEAEVDFTVIGDFHGTAFEDISRSLPELDKDKSETEDEGLVSLQHTDKVVPGLEEDVKGRDKVSQPSPDVSQAEDHGTKAGKGAAPTTDLRSLSPISGGSAGKEVLTSIFSATAETLSTSTTTHVTKTVKGGFSETRIEKRIIITGDEDVDQDQALALAIKEAKLQHPDMLVTKAVVYRETEPSPEERDKKPQES comes from the exons ATGACAACGGAGACAGGCCCGGGCTCTGAGGTGAGGAACGCGCAGGAGGACGCTccgcagcagcagctggaggcgGCCGCCCAGGGCCCCACGGCCGCGCCCAGCCCCGCCGGCCGCGACACCGACCCCAATGAGAAGCTCGGGGCACAGCCGGACACCCGAAACATGGAGCCG ggcacagACATGGAGGACAAGGACTACAGCGAGACCGACGGGCTCTCTGacaaaacaactcccagcaaGACCCAGAAGTCACCCCAGAAAACCACCAAGAAAGTGAAGAGTGCCCTGTGCAGGGTGACCCTGCTCGATGCGTCCGAATATGAGTGCGAGGTGGAG AAACATGCCCGAGGCCAGGTGCTCTTTGACTTGGTGTGCGAGCACCTCAACCTCCTGGAGAAGGACTACTTTGGCCTCACCTTCTGCGATTCAGACAGCCAGAAG AACTGGCTGGACCCCTCCAAAGAGATCAAGAAGCAGATCCGCA gtgGGCCCTGGAACTTTGCCTTCACTGTGAAGTTCTACCCTCCAGACCCTGCCCAGCTCACAGAGGACATCACCAG ATACtacctgtgcctgcagctccgTGCCGACATCATCACAGGCcgcctgccctgctcctttgTCACCCACGCCCTGCTGGGCTCCTACGCCGTGCAGGCCGAGCTGGGGGACCACGACACCGAGGAGCACGTGGGCAACTACGTCAGCGAGCTGCGCTTCGCCCCCAACCAGACGCGCGAGCTGGAGGAGCGCATCATGGAGCTGCACAAGACCTACCG GGGAATGACCCCCGGAGAAGCAGAGATCCATTTCCTGGAGAACGCCAAGAAGCTCTCCATGTACGGGGTGGACCTGCACCACGCCAAG GACTCAGAGGGCATCGACATCATGCTGGGCGTCTGTGCCAACGGCCTCCTCATCTACAGGGACCGGCTGCGCATCAACCGCTTCGCCTGGCCCAAGATCCTCAAGATTTCCTACAAGAGGAGCAACTTCTACATCAAGATCCGCCCGGGGGAG TACGAACAGTTTGAGAGCACCATTGGCTTCAAGCTGCCCAACCACCGCTCAGCCAAGAGGCTCTGGAAGGTCTGCATAGAGCATCACACCTTCTTCAG gctggtgtccccagagccaccccccAAGGGTTTCCTGGTGATGGGCTCCAAGTTTCGGTACAGCGGGCGCACGCAGGCGCAGACGCGCCAGGCCAGCGCCCTCATCGACCGGCCCGCGCCCTTCTTCGAGCGCTCCTCCAGCAAACGCTACACCATGTCCCGCAGCCTGGACGGAG AGTTCTCTCGCCCAGCCTCTGTCAGCGAGAACCACGATGCCGGGCCTGAGGGGGAGAAGCAGGATGAGGACGGTGAGTTTGGCAGCAGGAGACGCTCTGAGACGGAGGATGAGGAGGTGACCACCCCGACAAAGATCAAGGAGCTGAAG CCGGAGCACGAAACAACCCCCAGGCACAAGCAGGAG TTTTTAGACAAGCCAGAGGACGTTTTGCTGAAGCACCAAGCCAGCATCAATGAGCTGAAGCGGACCCTGAAGGAGCCCAACAGCAAACTGGTTCACAGGGACCGGGACAGGAGGCTGCCTTCCTCACCAGCCTCTTCCTCACCCAAGCACGAGGATGAAACACCAAAGGGAACCCCTGAAAAGGCCACTGAg ACGATGGAAGAGGACACCTTAGAGGATTTTGCATCTGAGCATGGAGCTTCCCTAAGCATGGAGTCTTTCACACAGAAAAGCCTTGTCTCCTCTCCTGAG GGCTCGGAGCACTGGGTATTTATAGAGAGAGAAGCCCCTAGGCTGGAAGCTGTAGCTCTGAGGAAAACTCTGAGAGCCAAGACAGAAGAAGCACGTGCAGGGACCTCGGAGGGGAGCACGAGTGGCAGCCTGACCAAAGTGGTGGTGACGGTAGGGAAAGCCAAGGATGGGGCAGGCCAGGAAGAGCCGGCAGCTGCAGCCTTGGAGACGAGGAAGAGAGCCAAAATGATTGCTAGTCCCGAGGATTTTGAGTCTGTGTGGGAGGATGAGCTCTATGAGAAGGAAAGCAGGGGTGAGTCCAGCCCAGGGGAGGCACATCCACCCGCCGAGAATGCAGAGGGGGAGCCCCAAGAGCCGGGCAGAGGCGCAGCCAccagggagccagggctgcccaagCCCTGTCAGCAGCCTGAAGAGAGGCAAAGGACCAAGATTTTGGagccagagcctccccagggaGAAGGTGAGGTGCTCTCCAAGGACCGTGCTTCTGCAGCCTTCAGGAAGCAAGAGGCCAGagtggcagccacagccccagaggTCCTGAAAATTAAAGTGAAGGCTGGTGACGACAGCTCAGAGACTTCTGCAACCCAGAGGATCATCTACTTAGGAGATCcagagggggaggagaaggacagTAAAGCACACCTGGTCTTGGACACTGGTGGGTGCCTTGGCTTGGAGGAGAGACCAGAAGCCCCAgtaaacacatccagggaggGATCCGAGCATGTCACACCTGTGGCAGAAGGGTTCCAAGCCCCCTCCTCAGCAAGTCACCAACACAGGACAGTGTCTGAAAAACCCACTGGAGCACCAGAGCCACCTGGGATGAGCTGTGATGGGACTGGCCTGGAGGGACATCCCCTCTCAGGGTGGgaagagctgtccctgcagccagagaAAGCACCTGGTGCTGGGGTGCCTGGAGGAGCATCCATGGAAAGTGAAGCCCTGCTGTGTTCCCAGGAGGTGGGACCAGAGGagatggagctgcagagctcgGTGGGAGGCTTGAAGCCATGTGGCCTGGCAGGGGAtggccccagggctgaggagcacagagggAGCCCAGAACAGTCCCCAGACAtctgcccagcactggaggggctCTCGGGAAGGGTTGGAGCAGACAGTGATAGGGAGGAAAGTACCAGAGTGGTTCTTCAGATGGAAGAGATAGAGCCCAAGTCACCACCATCATCAGCTGGGTCTTGGCAGGGCCACACTCACGCCacggggctggagagggacaaACCcagtgctcctgtccctccaccCCTTCCCCAGAAACCCAGGCCAGTCCCTGTGGAGCCATCTGCAGGTACGGAGCCATCTCCAGGTACGGAGCCTCCGGGCACAgacctgtccctgggcaccagccctgccagagagGTGGCCATGCCCGAGTGTGGGAGTCCCTCTAAGGAGGTGGCATTGCCCATGGGCACTAATCCTGAAGCTGAAGAGCAATCCCAAAATGTGGGATTTGCCTCATGGAAACCCCGTGAGGTGAAAAGTCCTGTTACAAGAGaaccaccccaaaacacagACCCTGCAGCAGAGTCAGTCCAGGTCAGAGACCTGGCCACCAGCGAGGTGGCCCAGGACATGGACACAGCGCAGAACAACAACGTGCCTGCCACTGAAGAGCCAGTGCAGGGAGAGAAGCCCATGATCAAAGAGCTCTTCCAGGGCTCAGGGTCAGGGAAGCCAACCAGAGATGAAGGCTCTGGGATGGAAGAACTGTCCCGTGACAAAAGCCTTGGCATGGCTGAGGTGCCCCCCGAGGGAGAAGAAGCAGAACAGCAGACTGAGACAATCCTGAGGGACTTGCCCCTCCCCAGTGCAGATCCCAAAGCACAAGAGCCACAGCAGGACTCAGAGTTCAGTGTTGGACAAGATCTGCAGAGTGGGAGCTGGAGAGTCCCAGAAAGCACCAGGGACAGTGACCTGGCTCCGGGGCAGCCACCACAGGATGACTCTGTccctaaagcagctgctgaTGTCTTTCCCTTCCAGTCCCCTGCAGCAGGATTGTGCCAAGGAGGCGAGgcatcccagctctctgccgTGGTGAATGaaggcaggacagggcagtCAGGTGGTGAGACAcatccagcagggcctgggctgtCGGTGTgcatggctgggctggcaggagctgtggcccaggagcacagggatgctgcCCTGGCCCCAGGAAGCCCGGAGGACAGCAAGAGCTACAGGGAAACTTCCGTGGCCTCCAAGATCAAGATGTTTGAGCAAGGTGAAGCGGAGCGAAGGGCGGGCCAAGAGGGACAGGAGCACGTGCCTGAAGCTGAGACATTGGTGACAGCCACGGGGAAGGCAAATGTGGCACAGGATCTGCCTTGGAGCACCGGCCTCGCCTCACCCTCTGCAGTGGGACCTGTGTCCAGCGTGGGCTCCTTGGCCCTCGGGCAAGGGGCTGGTTCAGGAGGCACCTCCCAGCCTCAGTCCCTGAAGGAAGGAGTCTCTGCCGAGCCCGAGCACGAAGAAGACAGTGCCGAGCTGGCCTCGCCCGACTCTGGCTGTGAGCTCACCCTGGCCGAGGCCGTG AGAGCGGGGGCAAGGGAGGGCCCCGAGGAGAGGGTGAAACCGCCCCGGCACAGGGCCCCCGAGAGCGACACCGGCGACGAGGAGCCCGACCAGGAGAAGGACTCGGTGTTCCTGAAGGACAACCACCTGGCCATCGAGCGCAAGTGCTCCAGCATCACCGTCAGCTCAACCTCCAGCCTGGAGGCAGAGGTGGACTTCACCGTCATCGGGGACTTCCACGGCACGGCCTTCGAGGACATCTCCCGCAGCCTGCCCGAGCTGGATAAGGACAAGAGTGAAACAGAAGATGAAGGCCTGGTTTCCTTGCAGCACACTGACAAAGTAGTTCCCGGACTGGAAGAGGATGTCAAAGGCCGGGATAAggtctcccagcccagcccagatgTCTCCCAGGCAGAG GATCACGGCACCAAGGCTGGCAAAGGGGCCGCTCCCACCACAGACCTTCGCTCCCTGTCACCG ATCTCGGGCGGCTCTGCTGGCAAGGAGGTGCTCACCAGCATATTCAGTGCCACTGCAGAAACACTCTCCACCTCCACCACCACCCACGTTACCAAg ACTGTGAAAGGAGGGTTCTCCGAGACCCGGATAGAGAAGCGCATCATCATCACGGGAGATGAAGATGTGGACCAGGACCAG GCACTGGCTTTAGCAATCAAAGAGGCAAAACTCCAGCACCCTGATATGCTGGTAACCAAAGCTGTGGTGTACAGAGAAACAGAGCCCTCTCCAGAGGAAAGGGACAAGAAACCTCAG GAATCTTGA